The Pseudomonas eucalypticola genome has a window encoding:
- a CDS encoding sulfite exporter TauE/SafE family protein: protein MLELAPQLASALVLGLLGGGHCLGMCGGLMGALTLAIPAEQRGRRLRLLLGYNLGRILSYAAAGLLLGLAGWALANSPAVTAMRVAAALLLIAMGLYLGGWWSGLTYIERAGRGLWRRVQPLAGRLLPVSSLPRALLLGALWGWLPCGLVYSTLLWAASQGNAGHSALLMLAFGLGTWPVLLATGLAAERTRQLLRRRGVRAAAGLLVVLFGLWTLPGPHQHWLMGH from the coding sequence ATGCTTGAATTGGCGCCACAACTGGCCTCGGCGCTGGTGCTGGGCCTGCTGGGTGGCGGCCATTGCCTGGGCATGTGCGGCGGCCTGATGGGCGCCCTGACCCTGGCCATCCCCGCCGAGCAGCGGGGCCGGCGCCTGCGCCTGCTGCTGGGTTACAACCTGGGCCGCATCCTCAGCTACGCAGCCGCCGGCCTGTTGCTGGGCCTGGCCGGCTGGGCGCTGGCCAACAGCCCCGCCGTCACGGCCATGCGGGTAGCCGCGGCGCTCTTGCTGATCGCCATGGGCTTGTACCTGGGCGGCTGGTGGAGCGGGCTTACCTATATAGAGCGCGCCGGCCGCGGCCTGTGGCGCCGGGTGCAGCCGCTGGCCGGCCGGCTGCTGCCGGTCAGCAGTTTACCGCGCGCCTTGTTGCTGGGCGCGCTATGGGGCTGGCTGCCCTGCGGCCTGGTCTACAGCACCTTGCTGTGGGCCGCCAGCCAGGGCAATGCCGGCCACAGCGCCCTGCTGATGCTGGCCTTCGGCTTGGGCACCTGGCCAGTGCTGCTGGCCACGGGGCTGGCGGCGGAGCGCACGCGCCAGCTGTTGCGCCGGCGCGGGGTGCGGGCCGCGGCGGGCCTGCTGGTGGTCTTGTTCGGCCTGTGGACACTGCCTGGGCCCCACCAGCACTGGCTGATGGGCCACTGA
- a CDS encoding heavy metal translocating P-type ATPase, producing MNTPATCYHCALPVPAGQRFTATVLDQPRAFCCPGCQAVAEAIVAGGLQSYYQHRDQASANPQALPRQWPDELALYDRDDVQQPFVHLQGELRDATLMVEGITCAACGWLIEKHLRALPGVVEARLNLSNHRLFVQWHPGQRALSALLGELRHIGYAAYPWQADRATEQLAADNRRALRQLGVAGLLWFQAMMATMATWPTFNLDLSPELHIILRWVAMFLTTPIVFYSCAPFFRGAARDMRTRHLTMDVSVSLAIGGAYCAGIWTAVTGQGDLYFDAVGMFALFLLAGRYLERRARERTAAATAQLVNLLPPSCVRLDPQGIGERVLLSELAVGDRVQVLPGTVIPADGLVVEGQSSVDESLLTGEYLPQPRQLGQPVTAGTLNVDSSLTVQVSALGQDTRLCTIVRLLERAQAEKPRLAQLADRAAQWFLLFSLVCAVLVGLLWWHLDPDRAFWVVLAMLVANCPCALSLATPAALTTATGTLHRLGLLLTRGHVLEGLNQVDTVVFDKTGTLTEGRLHLHSIRPLAYWDSDHCLALAAALESRSEHPIARAFGLSQQPAEQVTSQPGQGLEGWVDGQRLRIGNPAWACGLATVPPPRAPDAQGQWLLLADHQRPLAWFGLDDRLRDDAPQLLAACRAQGWQTLLLSGDSSPMVQRVANQLAIDQAQGSLAPEAKLAELQRLRREGRTVLVVGDGVNDVPLLAAADISVAMGSATDLAKTHADAVLLNNHLGTLVQAVALARRTRRIIIQNLAWAAVYNGLMLPFAAAGWVTPVWAAVGMSISSLTVVLNALRLARTPAPPRPAPATVAPAEPEPACPRSIS from the coding sequence ATGAACACACCTGCCACCTGCTACCACTGCGCCCTGCCCGTTCCCGCCGGCCAGCGCTTCACCGCGACGGTGCTCGACCAGCCCCGCGCCTTCTGCTGTCCGGGCTGCCAGGCCGTGGCCGAAGCCATTGTCGCCGGTGGCCTGCAAAGCTACTACCAACACCGCGACCAGGCCTCGGCCAACCCTCAGGCGCTGCCCAGGCAATGGCCCGACGAACTGGCGCTGTACGACCGCGACGATGTCCAGCAACCCTTCGTGCACCTGCAGGGCGAACTGCGCGACGCTACCCTGATGGTCGAAGGCATTACCTGCGCCGCCTGCGGCTGGCTGATCGAAAAACACCTGCGCGCCCTGCCCGGTGTGGTCGAGGCCCGGTTGAACCTGTCCAACCACCGTCTGTTCGTGCAGTGGCACCCCGGCCAGCGCGCCCTCAGCGCGCTGCTCGGCGAACTGCGCCACATCGGCTATGCCGCGTACCCCTGGCAGGCTGACCGCGCCACCGAACAACTGGCCGCCGACAACCGCCGCGCCCTGCGCCAGCTGGGGGTGGCCGGGCTGCTGTGGTTCCAGGCGATGATGGCGACCATGGCCACCTGGCCCACCTTCAACCTCGACCTCAGCCCGGAACTGCACATCATTCTGCGCTGGGTGGCGATGTTCCTGACCACGCCCATCGTTTTCTACAGCTGTGCGCCGTTTTTCCGTGGCGCTGCCCGCGACATGCGTACCCGTCACCTGACCATGGACGTCTCGGTTTCCCTGGCCATCGGCGGCGCCTACTGCGCCGGCATCTGGACCGCCGTCACCGGCCAGGGCGACCTGTATTTCGACGCCGTGGGCATGTTCGCCCTGTTCCTGCTGGCCGGCCGCTACCTGGAACGCCGTGCCCGCGAGCGCACCGCCGCCGCCACCGCGCAGTTGGTCAACCTGCTGCCCCCATCCTGCGTGCGCCTCGATCCGCAAGGCATCGGTGAGCGCGTGCTGCTCAGTGAGTTGGCCGTGGGCGACCGGGTGCAGGTGCTGCCAGGCACGGTAATACCCGCCGACGGCCTGGTGGTGGAAGGGCAATCGAGCGTCGACGAGTCGCTGCTGACCGGCGAATACCTGCCCCAGCCGCGCCAGCTGGGCCAACCCGTCACCGCCGGTACACTCAATGTCGATAGCAGCCTGACCGTGCAGGTCAGCGCGCTGGGCCAGGACACGCGCCTGTGCACCATCGTGCGCCTGCTGGAACGGGCCCAGGCGGAGAAACCGCGCCTGGCGCAACTGGCCGACCGCGCGGCCCAGTGGTTCCTGCTGTTCTCCCTGGTCTGCGCCGTGCTGGTGGGCCTGCTGTGGTGGCACCTGGACCCGGACCGCGCCTTCTGGGTGGTACTGGCCATGCTGGTTGCCAACTGCCCCTGCGCGCTATCGCTGGCCACGCCTGCGGCTTTGACCACGGCCACCGGCACCCTGCACCGCCTGGGCTTGCTGCTGACCCGCGGGCATGTGCTGGAGGGTCTCAACCAGGTGGACACGGTGGTTTTCGACAAGACCGGCACCCTCACCGAAGGGCGCCTGCACCTGCACAGCATTCGCCCCCTGGCCTACTGGGACAGCGACCATTGCCTGGCCCTGGCGGCCGCGCTGGAAAGCCGCTCCGAACACCCCATCGCCCGTGCCTTCGGCCTGAGCCAGCAACCTGCCGAGCAGGTTACCAGCCAGCCGGGCCAGGGCCTGGAAGGTTGGGTGGACGGCCAGCGTCTGCGCATTGGCAACCCGGCGTGGGCGTGCGGCCTGGCAACCGTGCCGCCACCACGGGCACCCGATGCCCAAGGCCAGTGGCTGTTACTGGCGGACCACCAACGCCCGTTGGCCTGGTTCGGCCTGGACGACCGCCTGCGCGATGATGCACCCCAGCTGCTGGCCGCGTGTCGGGCCCAGGGCTGGCAGACCCTGCTGCTGTCCGGCGACAGCTCGCCCATGGTCCAGCGGGTCGCGAACCAGTTGGCTATCGACCAGGCCCAGGGCAGCCTGGCACCGGAGGCCAAGCTGGCCGAGCTGCAACGCCTGCGCCGCGAAGGCCGCACGGTGCTGGTGGTGGGTGACGGCGTCAACGACGTGCCCTTGCTGGCGGCCGCCGACATCAGCGTGGCCATGGGCAGTGCCACGGACCTGGCCAAGACCCATGCCGACGCGGTGCTGCTCAACAACCACCTGGGCACCCTGGTGCAGGCCGTGGCGCTGGCCCGTCGCACCCGCCGCATCATCATTCAGAACCTGGCCTGGGCAGCGGTGTACAATGGCCTGATGCTGCCCTTCGCCGCTGCCGGTTGGGTGACCCCGGTGTGGGCGGCGGTGGGCATGTCGATCAGTTCCCTCACCGTGGTGCTCAATGCCCTGCGCCTGGCGCGCACGCCCGCCCCGCCACGGCCGGCACCCGCCACCGTTGCCCCTGCCGAACCGGAGCCAGCATGCCCGCGCTCTATATCATGA
- a CDS encoding FixH family protein — MFNATATAATPWYKHLWPWILIGMLLCSVALTLSMVTIAVRHPDNLVNDNYYEAGKGINRSLDRERLAQDLQQRAEVSLDSLTGEVDVRLSGRSQPAQLTLNLISPTQPEKDRRIDLNTAGGGRYVGHVVDNVQGRRFVELLGVQDGQTWRLFEEEQVAPDKPLVLGDEPLQGAEDLRR; from the coding sequence ATGTTCAACGCCACGGCCACCGCCGCCACCCCCTGGTACAAACACCTCTGGCCCTGGATTCTGATCGGCATGCTGCTGTGTTCGGTGGCCCTGACCCTGTCGATGGTGACCATCGCCGTGCGCCACCCCGACAACCTGGTGAACGACAACTACTACGAGGCCGGCAAGGGCATCAACCGCTCGCTGGACCGCGAACGCCTGGCCCAGGACCTGCAGCAGCGCGCCGAAGTCAGCCTGGACAGCCTGACTGGCGAGGTCGACGTGCGCCTGAGCGGGCGCAGCCAGCCGGCGCAACTGACCCTGAACCTGATCTCGCCCACCCAGCCCGAGAAAGACCGGCGCATCGACCTCAACACCGCGGGTGGCGGCCGTTATGTCGGCCACGTGGTGGACAACGTCCAGGGCCGGCGTTTCGTCGAACTGCTGGGCGTGCAGGATGGCCAGACCTGGCGCTTGTTCGAGGAAGAACAAGTGGCGCCCGACAAACCCCTGGTGCTCGGCGATGAACCGCTGCAAGGCGCCGAAGACCTGCGCCGCTGA
- the ccoS gene encoding cbb3-type cytochrome oxidase assembly protein CcoS, producing MPALYIMIPAALVIVAIALYVFFWAVDSGQYDDLDSPAHSILFDDQDPMHQAAVKPPRGEDKAPPDA from the coding sequence ATGCCCGCGCTCTATATCATGATCCCCGCCGCCCTGGTCATCGTCGCCATCGCCCTCTACGTGTTTTTCTGGGCCGTGGACAGCGGCCAGTACGACGACCTCGACAGCCCGGCCCACAGCATCCTGTTCGACGACCAGGACCCGATGCACCAGGCGGCGGTAAAACCACCCCGCGGTGAAGACAAGGCCCCGCCCGATGCTTGA